GAAGAAAGACGACCCACCCGCTCAGCATTTTGAAGAACAGAAAATTGGGCCAAATTCAGGAGAGAAAATGGATCCAAGCTCACTGAAGCTTGAGATCAGTGACACAGTGCTGGACCAGGTAATTGACGTGAACAGAGAAAAGAAGACATGCAGTGGCTGTGTTAAGAATCTTTCTCAGCAGGATGAAGTTTCAGATAGGGTTGATGCAGTGCAGCACATCGAAGAAGATGTACCACCTGGGTTTGCATCTCATCTTAATGGTCCAGCAGGTTCATCCAATGTTGGACCATCTATTACAGCCAGTCTTTCCACACAAATTGCTAGCCCTTCAGATTGTGGTTTAGAAGTGATTACAGGGCATCCCCAGGAGAGATTCCTTTCTCACTTGCATGTGTCATATGGTATTCCGTTCCGCCTTGTGCAGCAGTTGGGGATGCTCCAGACCGAAACCATTGACTGTTGGTCCATTGCACCAGGGGttcctttccttcccttcccacCATTACCTCCATTTCCACGTGAGAAAAGCAATCCTCGACCCTCACCATCTGCTCCTGATCCTATGGTGATGCATGGACATGGAGAAGCAGTTCAGCAGCCCAGCCACTGTGTGGTAGCTCATAACATGGACCCAAGCATTCCGAGTACATCAGGCGCAAGACCAGATGCACCAGTTACCAGAGAGAATAACCAGGATGTAGTTGAGCGAGCGAGGGGTTCTTCATATGGCTTAGGGAGGAAGTACTTCAGGCAGCGCAAGTGGAATGACTGTGTAACCCCAAGATTTCTTGGGAGAAGGAATAGTTCGGAGTTCAAGGGGAACAACTCAAGAAATGGAGTTCGCAGTATAGTTGTAGGAAATATAGCAAATGAGAGTGGGGGTCATTGTTGTTCACAAGGTGTAAACACCGGAGACAAGAATGTTAGCTCTTCTTTCTGTCAACATACACCACACCAATATCAGCATTGATTTAAACGAAAGCTGTGTGAAGCCACAGgctttcctctcttccctttttgtattttaattctttattgCACAGGCTCTATAATCAATGCATATATCCAATTCAATTCCATTCCTTGATTAGTCAATATCCAACATTGACAGCTGAGAGCAACAGTTACTCCAATTTGATGCTTTTTTTTTCACTTGGCTATCAATCCATCCGTTAAACCCCTACAACTGGTAAGATATTTCTTACTGTTTGTTATTATTCTacctaaaacaaaataaaaaatatacaacTGATCCTTCTTGTGTAATGGAAATAAAACATTTGTCCAACTTTCTTAACCTTTTTTATGGTATTCATTctttgttctcttctcttttatgGGACTAGAAAACAATGTGTTGCTTTCCTTAACAAACAAACTAGAATTCTGGGAAGGTAGTTTTATTGTGTACTTCAGCAACACATTTTTTGCTTGGTATTAACAACACTTATAATTGTGTAAATGAATGTTGATATTTCTATCTtgttgtcttttctttttcttatgattattatttttcttatgatTATTATTGAATGGATGGACGATTACTTGGTTGGTGGTCCACCTTGTGTGGGGCTTTCTCCTTGGGGTTTCAACAATCCATATTTCACATTTTGTTTCAATGGTATTTTATTGGTTGTTGGTTTCAGGGTTTTCCTGATGAGTTTCATTTTTTCAGCTTTTTCTTGTTTCATGGTTCCAAATTTCATGCTAAAAAGCTTTCAGATTTCAGGTCTCATACGCTCAAATTTCAAGCTTCATGGTGTTTTTCCATCATGTTCTAAGTCAGGTTTGTGGTTCTTCGCTTGCTTAGttactttcaagtttcaactgtATATAACTATAGAAATTAATCGCACTAGTTTAGCATGTTTTGAAACTGTTGCTGTGAGAGTCTGAGTGGTGGGAATTGAGGAACTTAGCACTGATATTTGAAGATTTATGAATTATCATGTTGAGGTTCATTACGTCTAACAAACTGGGATCTTTCTATATACGGTTTGTGTACTTCAATTAGTGTAGACTTGCTAATATgctgttaggtacttgaccaaacACCAAAAGATCCAGAGCTGTTGGAACATGTTAAATCAAgctctttaacctatcccatactaggctggcccactctagcgcccatacactagattgGCCTCCATTTGGCATATAACAAATCACCACGCTTCCGTAGCCATCATCCTcggcggctctcactctagACAGCTTTCATTCTGGCGGTAGGTAGCCTTTTTCAAgcggcacataacagaccaccacacTTTCGTAGCCGTCGTCCTAGGTGGTTCTCACTCTAACGGTGGGTAGTCCTTTTCAAGTGGTTCCACTCTGCTCCAGGGGTTTTAACTTGGCAGCAGGTAATcctttcttgacggctttcactctactctaggTAACTCTCTCCTAAGTAGTCCTTTCCGTAACTCGAACCTGTGATGTGGTGtctgactctgataccaaatattaggtatttgattgatatgccaaaagctccagagttGATGGAATGCGTTAATTCAAGCCCTTTAACTTATCCCATATTAGGTTGGCCCaacgcccatacactagattgACCCCCATTTGGCACCTAACATATGCTCAATGATTGTGTCAAAATGGTTAACCCCGTGTAGTGCAAGCACATGGAAGTACAATGTAGTCTAAAAGTAACTAGAAAATATTCATCTTGACCACTTACATCCAGAGCTGTAGAGCCGCCACCTTGTTCTGAAAGGCTGAAACCATGAGACTCGTTAGAAAATGCACAAAACCCTTTTGGCATCCCCATTTATTTGGGCATATTGTATATGGCAACTCAGGTGTTTAATATATAGACAGGAAAGCAGAAGAAATTACAGGTATGGTATGGAAATGTAGTTGAAAGTACTGGTTTACATACGAAATAGAAGATGAAGTCTACAGACTTTATCTTCTCTGTCCTCTCAAGATTGCCAAATCATGCATCGGCTAGGCACCTGATCAGTCAATTAGTTTCTTCTatttctactctttttttttttttctttttttttggcttttcctGCTCAATGGTTAAAGAGTTACTGTAATTGGCAACCAACTGACAGCATTGGTGGGTGAGTGGATATGCTTTGCCACATGTAATCCAACCGTTGGATATCTAAGAAATTATTCAATGGGttatatttcagtttcaaatttAGCAATTTTACCCACCTAAATGGTACCTCTaaatgggttttgtttttttcaagtggaaaattttattttacaggaaaatttctttttctactttttaaCATGAAAACGAACGGAGCCTATATAGAATAGGTTTTTCCAAGAATTGTTGGTTGAGTTCTTAATTTGAATTTTCCTTTGCCCCATTCTTTTGATTAGGGAGGACATCCATCCAGCTCTATGGGGTGCTAGGGTAGGAAACAACTGGAGAACTACTAATGACATTGGTGATTCGTGGGAAAGGTACATCAATTAGCTGGAACTAATTAAAATGTCAAATTCTTTGATTTCATAATCCAATATGATCTCGCGAGCTGATTAGAATGAAGTTATGCTGATTTTGCAAGGCCTAGTGAATGATTGTGTTCAAACACTAAAGCTTTTCTTTTTGGCAGATCTGGACATGCTTGAAGTAAGAAATGGTGGAATGAAAAGAAGGAATACATAGTTCACTTTAGCATATGGGCCATCTACAAGGTACGATAGAGTTATCTCCTCTATCTCTATCTTGTGTGACAAGATCAGAAGCTGTAAACCAACACTCGCACAggtaagaaggagaagagaaagaagaagatcctTTACTAAAACAATGATAAAAGCACACCCCTTTACTCTATGGTATTTAACTCATAACACTCGCTCTCTCAAcgtggagcataaatatcacccaaggttctaaatcttggtttTGAGATCGGTTTTGATTTTGGCTAAAATCAAGATTTCTCAGGTTTTGACCGAAACCTAGTATTTTTTACCAATAATGTCATGGGCTGGTTGAAATTAATCGAAACTCAATATTTTTCGATCGAAATTAGTTGAAACTATaaaaaacttggtatttttttttgtcaaaactaCTGAAATATGCAAAATATAGTCGAAACTGGTTGAAACCTAGTACGATTTAAGTATCGTCCTTAGGTTTCTTCTCGAAAAGTATCGAAACCGAGAATTAGTTCCATGTTATCACTCATGCCCAACTTAGAACAACTTTCAGGAGAAGCAGATTAAAACAAATCTTTAGTGAACATATTACCAAGTTGACCGCCAGAACTAACAAAAGAAGTATGGATCATTTTCCTCATCACAACATACCGTATGAAATGATAATCAACTTCAATATGATCAGTACTTTCATGGAAGACATGATTACTAGTAATATAGATATCTTCTTGGTTATCTTAATATATATCAATGGGCAAATCAAGCTCATAAAGAAGTGATTTTAACAACATCAACACAGTTGTAGTATGAGTCATAACTTTATACTCAACTTCGAcaccaacccaatcagcattagGATCTTTTGTTGGAACACCCTTGAGGTAGTTTAAAATACAACACGCTGCCACCCAATGAGCCTGCTTATGTGTCTCCCTGAATTGATTcataagattttttattttggtaagagATTCATAAGATAGACTATAAAGATATGTGTGGTCTAGTTAGAGAAAGGTAAATAAGTTTACCAACCAATCTCTTGTACTGATATTTGTCAACAAAATCATTATGTTTCAAGCTTCAGATAaagatccatgggagtatcaaCAGATTTGGTGGCTAACATACTAGTCTTAGACAGATGATTAAACACATATTTACTTAGAAAAAGAGTAATAGCCTTCTTACTTTGAGTAACattaatacccaaaaaatacttgAGAGCACTCAAATCCTTCTTCTAAAAATATTGTTCTAAATAGGCTGGCATATATAACTCTAGATAAATTGTTACCAAAAATGATGGTATCACCAACTTCAACAAACAATTTTATCACCTTGGAATCCTGATAACGAACAAACACTAAGTGATCAGAATAGCACTGTGTAAAATCACAATCAGTTACAACTTtacaggggaaaaaaaacttgCAAGTTCCCCAATACTATGTtatttgcaaaaaaaataacCAATGGTATCTTATGGAGTTTATTGTAGAAAATAAGGGTTTGTGAATCTACTATTCCATGATTATAAATCAGAAACAAGTACAAATTTGTTTTTGTGAACTAATTGATATAAATTTACAGAATACTAATCTAAACAAGATGAGTTCTTTTGAAGAATGTTGAACAGATCTTCTTGTTGCTCAAACTAAGAAGGTTAGGATGGAGGTACTTCAAACAACTTCTATTATTCaaattctctccttttttttaaaaaaagccATTGTATATGTATTTCTCTTGTCAAGGTGTATGCTAGACCTGTTGGTGAATAAGTCCATCTACTCATCCTATCAAAGCATATTGGAATGACATAAGCCTTCTTCCTCCAAACATTGTCATGGAAGCAAGAGATCGTTAGTGGGTAATTTCAACTAAGCCTTAAGTTTATCTTATGTGTCTTGTTTGAGTCTGAAGACTATTCTTGTTTAGCTTAACTTCTCTCTAGGTTTTTTAATGCAGCATAAGATATTGCCTGCACCATTTGTTGGGAACTTGTCGGCTAACATGGATTCCCATGCATGCAAGATGTTCTCCTTTATGCCTATTTCTTGAGCCACAACTGCTGGAGTATATGTGATGAAGTCTTTTACCATGCCTTGTGTATGACTAGTGTATCCATAAAATTGTTATAGACCTAGTACATTTTAACTTTGTTGATATTTTatttcaaagaaaagaaaaaattttaaaaaatatatatttgaatttgaagagagagagagacacataaaACAATCATTACATCaccatgatttttatttcattatgtttttttttttctttttcttagcaTCCAAACAACCTaagatgtgttttttttttttttggaggaggggagaggggaaatTGCCTAGACCTAAAGATacgaaaattaattacaaaacgAGTAGGATTGACTTTGTTTTACACATACTTTGTCTTCTAATCTAtgtgttttgtaatttttttccttaacaAGTAGGTTGCGTGGCCCCCTGCCTAGACACAAGTGAGCACGAATTGACCACCtcgcccccatggaaaggtgaaaaTGCTGCCCCCTGTGACGCTTGCATGtatgttctcattggcccccgtattggtgcaggggccacacgacTAAGTAGCATTATCTTGCCCTTTTTCTAATAGAAAAACCTCTATCAGGCTGGATCGCTTAGACTAGCGCCACCCCATGTCTATCTCCCTCCTTCCCTCTATGAAATGACGGATCTTCCCCttattgtgggaggagagatagacataggaaGTCATTAACGTATGTTATATAGTCAGACAGGAATGCACCccctttttattgtttttttctcCTATAATAACCAAGCGGACCGTATGTGGATGATGTCATTATTCATATGACTATTGGTGATTCCCCACCACACTGGCGTCATGGAAAACTTTCCCCATTTCTAAAAAGCTAAGTTTTGCAAGGTATTTACAATCTGACACCATCCCTAGAATTTAGTTAAACCATAGAAAAATTGAATCCCCTGAAACCATAACCAAACGAACGAAGGGTTTGTGACCAATGTTTTGAAAAATGGAATCGAGATTTGAATCGGGTAATTGCTAATTCCGATTTAAATCGGCGGAAATCAGTCAGAATAGGCTAGAAACAAAGCATGACTGACGATTTGACGGTAATAGGTAGGGATCGATTGGATCGGTCTTCACCGATTTCAATCCAAATCGATCGATTCGACCGATTcccatttttaaaaccatgcttGTTGATGTTCGGAGAAGTTAACTACCATGTCCATGGCTATCTGGTTCAAGCGTTCAGCTTCAGCAGAAGATCTACATCTTCTGGCGCTTGTAAAGTTATAGGGTGATTCCATggatatctctctcttttcgcGGCACATATTTCCTTCATATTCTCTTGCCTCTCCTCCTTCCCATCCTCTGTTGTCATTTCCATTGAATAGAGTTTCTTCTACTTCTCATTCttatctttcattttccttcttcATTCCTCAAACCCGAAAATGCTCATTCTGTGGCTTTAGAACCCTCAAGCTCCAGACGTTCTGTTCTTACCAAACAGTCCAACTTGAATCtgaagaaccagaaaacacccAATTTGCGTACAAGaccaaaaggaagaagagaaagctaAAACCCAGCTTTTATGAACAAATTCGTGATCGATGGTCTCAGAAAATTGGTTCTCAGAGAGCTAAGTTTCCatggcaagaagaagaaaaaaaacaacgACAGGAGGAGGACGAGGAGGAAAAACCTGAAGTGGAAGAAAAGGGAGTAGAACTGGCGCTGGCTGACCCAATGAGTTTTGCTTTAGGGAATCGCTCAGTTTCAGCTCCCTGGACTCATGGAAGCAAACCCAGTAGAACCAATTCCTACTCTGCAACTGAAATTGATCAGAGCACGTTGAGTGGTTTGGGAGAATTTACTGAAATTCGGGAGTTTTCTGAAAAGAATGGCCCTAGTATGACTGTAATCCAGAACAATGGAAGTCttgaggaagaaaaaggaaatgacAAATATATGGGTTCTGTTGCTAATGTTGATGCACCGCCACTTGATCTAGCAGAGGAGGAATTAAATGTCTTTAGTGAGGAGCGGTCTGGTTCCAAAGAAAGTGTTGGCGTTCGAGTTGGCTCAAGTGATAATAGGGACCTGATTCGGTTACCATGGGAGAGGGAGAGTCGTTCAGACTCTATTGACCAAGACAGGCGGAGAAGGAACCATACCGTACTGGCAGACAAGATGGTTCCTGAAGCTGAATTGCGGAGGCTGAAGAATTTGGCCTTGGGGATGAAGCTGAGGATAAAAGTTGGAGCAGCAGGTGTTACGCAGGCTTTGGTGGATTTCATTCATGAAAAGTGGAAGAtagatgaagtggtgaaactaaAATTTGAAGGGCCGCCTGCACTAAACATGAAAAAGATCCATGAAGCTTTAGAGGTAAGTGTGTTTGTTGGAAATTTTCCTCTCTCAAAAGAAGAAGACGCTGAACTAAGAGATTAAATAAACGAAACTTGTCTCTTTCTTATCATTTAGATATTGGAAGATACTAAAAGTCTAATTTAATGGTTGTAACCCGGTGCAACTCCTGCTTTCGCAGAGTCCCCTGAGTGGTGGATTGGAAACTGTCCGAActctggttttttttctttttttgaccAAGGTGGCTATTCTCAAGACTCGAACCTACGTCTTCACACTGCAAGTACCATTCATATCTCGTTATGTAGGGTCTGTGATACTAATAAAGAAGACAGTCATTCAACAGAATTTGATCTCTCTTGGGGCAAGGCCTTTTTGCCTCTGTTATAACAAAAAGTCCTTGTGGAGAGGGAGTCAGTTTTGCTATGTGCAAGTACAGAGGACCAAGATAACTTCAGATATAGCCAGCTTCAAGTCTAACTTCACCACCCTGCATGGGTAGTGTTGTGAATTGATTATTATGAAGCGAGTAATTAATTGTTGTTTGGGATCTTGGATACAGCCTTCTGTACCTGCTGAAGGTTTATGAGATAGAATAGAGCCATCAATGTATGGGGGCAGCCAGCACAGGAGATACTCAGCTTCTCTATAATTTCTTGTGCTGAACTTAGATGATTTATAGTAGTCATTATATTTGTATTAGAAGAAGCCTACAAAGATTGAAGGAAGATCTAAGATCTGACTAAAAATATGCCTTAGGCTAAGGCTGCATAACCTCTAATCAGTCTCCCAGCAATTTCCCAATTGCTGAAgttgctttttttttctgacttcatttgtttttattcaTACACATGTATCCTTCTTCTGAGtccacctccctccctcctcTCCACCATGTTCTTCTACTCTCTCCTAAATTTGTGTGCTTGCAGTTGTCAATGATATGCATAACCTTTTTATTCTCTAGCAGAGTAATACTGGAGGTCTGGTGATCTGGAGGTCTGGCAGCTCACTTGTGTTGTACAGAGGAATGGCTTATGGGCTCATTTGTGTGCATTCCTATAGCAAACAGAATGAAGCTATTCAAAATATTGCCTGTCATtcgagagattcaaagattGGTGCCTTCGTGAATGTAGGAGTAAATGATCTTATCAAGACTAAGGAACCATCTAGTGCTGGTCTTTTAGTATCCTCTACTGATTTGTCTGAGGAAGAACTCATGGATAGAAGTGATATTGCCAATTTGTTAGATGAACTGGGTCCACGTTTCAGCGATTGGTCTGGCCGTGATCCACAGCCTGTTGATGCAGACTTGCTTCCTGGGGTCATTCCTGGCTATAAACCACCGTTCAGGCTCCTTCCTTATGGGATAAAACATTGTCTTGGCAACAAGGAAATGACAATGTTCCGAAGGCTTGCCAGAACGGTGTCCCCTCATTTTGCATTAGGTATGTACAGGAGGATGCATGtgtttatgaatttttatctcAATATTTCATGATATTTGCATATGCATATTTTTTCTGATAATTAATTGCTGTAGGAAGAAACAGGCAACTACAAGGCCTGGCCATGGCTATGGTGAAACTGTGGGGAAGGAGTGCTATTGCAAAAATAGCCATCAAACGTGGTGTACAGAATACCTGCAATGAGAGAATGGCAGAAGAACTCAAGGTGAGGAATATGTGATATTGTGCTTCTGGAATAGGGTATCTGAAATAATTCTTCGCACAATAATCCCTACCCATGAAAAGCTGGCAAagtagatttctttttcttttcttttcttttttttctttttttttttttttttttgggaggggggggggggcaggggcTATTGAGAGTAAGTTTCTTGTTATTACATCAAAATGCTGACTGTAATGGCATATACCTGGTGTTGTACTTTGGCTGAAAATAATATATCTTATGAAAAATTCACTGTGTATCTTCCATGATAGGTAAATCCTAGTCATCTCTGCTAATTTTTGTGTTCCACTTTGTGAATTGTCTTGTTCTTGTGAGAGACCTGTTCCATTCTCATTGTTTCATGGGCATGTGGTTGTATTTCCCTCGTAAATTGAGATAATTTAAGCTTTCCAAGATGCAATTTATTTGGAAATTTCACATGGAACTCATATTCATATTCTTGTAATACTGGTGTAAAtgggagggggaaaaaaaacaaattttatttgattGCACGGTTTTATCTGACTCtatggtattttattttttctttcatatgttACTTCTCATTCTGATCACTCATCACTAGAGTCGGTTCTAAGGAAACATAATGCAGGGTAAAATGACACTGAAtatttttggggggggtgggggtggggtaaCTAATTTGACACCAAATTCATTAGATGTAATAAGCAAAGAGAGACCCCATATGCATGTTCACATGCATGTGTTTTACGCATGTTGAGTCTTTTAAGGACTGCTGTTACAGACATTTATATGGGAATTTTAAGGAATGCTGTTAGCATCCTAGCTAACATTTTATGAGCTGCCAAAGTTCAGCTGTCATTTCGGTTTGATGTTCACACACTTACAAAATTCTTAGCTGTAGAGGTTGCAGCATTGCAGTCTGTTCTTAACTTAGCTGCTCTAATATGCAGTATTCTGTAAAATATTTGATTCTGCCACTGCATTTTGGGAAGCTATTTCTACTCACATAGTTTTATTTTCACTTCATATATGCAGAAATTAACTGGGGGAACACTTGTCTCTAGAAACAAGGAATATATTGTCTTTTACAGGGGCAATGACTTCTTGTCACTTGCTGTTACGGAGGCATTGTTAGAAAGACAGAAATTAGCAGAACTCCAGCAAGATAAGGAAGAGCAAGCACGACAGAAGGCTTGGCTTGTAATTGTTTCAAATGTCAAGGCTCCAAGAGGTCCATTGGTTGCTGGTACCCTAGCTGAGAGCATGGCAGCAGATGCTCGTTGGGCAAGTCTACCAAGCAGTGAGGAAATGGAGAAAATGAGGAAAGATGCTGCTCTGGCCAGACATGCTTCACTAGTCAGCTACCTTGAGAAGAAGCTGAAGCATGTAAGTGACTAATACGCCTAGAAGATTGATCCATCACACACTCGTGGATGATATTACCCATGCCAataatttaacatttttttcttttttcctttttattgggGGTGGTGTTCTGATTCTATTATACCAGGCACAAGAGAAAGTCAGGAAGGCAGAGAAAGCTTTAGGAAAAGTGCAGGAGTTTCTGACGCCAGCAGAGCTCCCTACTGATTTAGAAACCATAACTGATGAGGAGAGATTTTTGTTTCGTAAAATTGGTCTGAGTATGAAACCCTTCTTGCTTCTAGGTAATTGTATGTCCTTTGAATGTCCTTAGCATTCTGTGCTTACTGGTTCTTTAGATGGGCAATCAagtataaatttttatttttttttttatttttttttttttttagggagaagGGAAGTTTTTGATGGTATTGTGGAGAACATGCACTTGCACTGGAAGCATCGGGAGCTTGTGAAGATAATTGTGAAAGGAAAAAGTTTTGCACAAGTCAAGCACATTGCTATCTCTCTTGAAGCTGAGAGTGGTGGATTGTTAATTTCTTTGGATAAAACTACCAAAGGTTATGAAATTGTCATCTATCGTGGGAAGAACTATCAACGCCCAGATGCATTGAGGCCCCGGAATCTATTAAGCAAGAGGCAAGCATTAGCCCGATCCATTGAGCTTCAGAGGCGTGAGGTAAGGCCATAACTTTTTTATATCTATTCTTGAGGTGATAttgtgatttctttttttttttttttcttatgatgATGCATTTTCCTTTCCCAATTTTATTTGCAGGCTCTGAATCATCATATCTCAGAACTACACCATAGAATTGAGATGCTGAAATCTGAACTGGTATGGTTTCTTTTGCTCAAAAATAATTTGTGCTAGTTGATGCCAGAGACAACTGTGGTAAAAAAACTAGAGAATTTTCTATTAATCATTCCCATCTTCctatttctctttccttctgcTTTAATTTTGAAGGATCAAATGGTCGCTATCAAGGATCCTGGGGATGGATCATTTTACTCTA
The sequence above is a segment of the Telopea speciosissima isolate NSW1024214 ecotype Mountain lineage chromosome 7, Tspe_v1, whole genome shotgun sequence genome. Coding sequences within it:
- the LOC122668205 gene encoding CRM-domain containing factor CFM3, chloroplastic/mitochondrial, with amino-acid sequence MDISLFSRHIFPSYSLASPPSHPLLSFPLNRVSSTSHSYLSFSFFIPQTRKCSFCGFRTLKLQTFCSYQTVQLESEEPENTQFAYKTKRKKRKLKPSFYEQIRDRWSQKIGSQRAKFPWQEEEKKQRQEEDEEEKPEVEEKGVELALADPMSFALGNRSVSAPWTHGSKPSRTNSYSATEIDQSTLSGLGEFTEIREFSEKNGPSMTVIQNNGSLEEEKGNDKYMGSVANVDAPPLDLAEEELNVFSEERSGSKESVGVRVGSSDNRDLIRLPWERESRSDSIDQDRRRRNHTVLADKMVPEAELRRLKNLALGMKLRIKVGAAGVTQALVDFIHEKWKIDEVVKLKFEGPPALNMKKIHEALESNTGGLVIWRSGSSLVLYRGMAYGLICVHSYSKQNEAIQNIACHSRDSKIGAFVNVGVNDLIKTKEPSSAGLLVSSTDLSEEELMDRSDIANLLDELGPRFSDWSGRDPQPVDADLLPGVIPGYKPPFRLLPYGIKHCLGNKEMTMFRRLARTVSPHFALGRNRQLQGLAMAMVKLWGRSAIAKIAIKRGVQNTCNERMAEELKKLTGGTLVSRNKEYIVFYRGNDFLSLAVTEALLERQKLAELQQDKEEQARQKAWLVIVSNVKAPRGPLVAGTLAESMAADARWASLPSSEEMEKMRKDAALARHASLVSYLEKKLKHAQEKVRKAEKALGKVQEFLTPAELPTDLETITDEERFLFRKIGLSMKPFLLLGRREVFDGIVENMHLHWKHRELVKIIVKGKSFAQVKHIAISLEAESGGLLISLDKTTKGYEIVIYRGKNYQRPDALRPRNLLSKRQALARSIELQRREALNHHISELHHRIEMLKSELDQMVAIKDPGDGSFYSRLTDAYSDDDDYSDDDDDMEEEGEEAYLDTYYASDEDGVTENERFHV